The Hypomesus transpacificus isolate Combined female chromosome 2, fHypTra1, whole genome shotgun sequence genome window below encodes:
- the eomesb gene encoding eomesodermin homolog b, producing the protein MLGEGETGPYPKDSSEEQHKSSSVDAENVPNDNRYTEGIGSDRYYICPPAKQTEDVANSCSFIPYTSQSGSVYIASGASRFANSLHFGSGLPPTALSSTVDAGRNQFSSAFQFGHSPGCIYPPYAGTGSGIAPMSLSTPSAGIRAQVYLCNRPLWLKFNRHQTEMIITKQGRRMFPFLSFNINGLSLAAQYNVFVEIILADPNHWRFQGGKWVTCGKADNNTQGNKMYVHPESPNTGAHWMRQEISFGKLKLTNNKGASNNSSQMIVLQSLHKYQPRLYIVEVVENGVEDVNSDPRTQIFTFPENQFIAVTAYQNTDITQLKIDHNPFAKGFRDNYDSMYTAAESDRLTPSPTDLTRSHQIVPGARYAMQPFLQDQFANNPQNRLYNSERAVPQTSTLLSPQTDDSTPQRWFVASMQQGVGTNKLDLTPYEGDYSSLLPYSIKSLPIQTSHALSYYPDPPFTSMAAGWGSKVSYQRKVAMGLPWSPRHSPSGVPDDQLPDKEKEEITSGIGGNLTSASTQTHHLTLGRDSKAEPGAYHSMACNRRRLSLTGDRTETLPTIKCEDMTSSNYTYSKEMSSPKNMAYYSFYTSP; encoded by the exons ATGCTCGGCGAAGGAGAGACTGGCCCCTACCCAAAGGACTCATCGGAGGAGCAGCACAAATCTTCATCTGTCGACGCAGAAAATGTCCCAAATGATAATCGGTATACTGAAGGAATTGGATCAGATCGATATTATATTTGTCCCCCGGCGAAACAGACTGAAGATGTGGCAAATTCATGTTCATTTATCCCCTATACCAGTCAATCTGGGTCTGTTTACATTGCGTCCGGTGCCTCAAGGTTTGCAAACTCGCTTCACTTTGGCTCGGGGTTACCTCCCACGGCATTATCCTCAACAGTGGACGCCGGGCGTAATCAATTTAGTTCAGCTTTCCAATTTGGTCACAGTCCTGGCTGCATATACCCGCCGTACGCGGGCACCGGTTCGGGTATTGCTCCGATGTCCTTATCTACTCCAAGTGCTGGGATAAGAGCTCAAGTGTACCTCTGCAATCGTCCTCTCTGGCTCAAGTTTAATAGACACCAGACCGAGATGATAATTACCAAGCAGGGAAG GCGCATGTTCCCGTTTCTTAGTTTTAACATTAATGGACTAAGCCTCGCTGCACAATACAACGTATTTGTTGAAATTATTTTGGCTGATCCGAACCACTGGCGTTTCCAAGGCGGTAAATGGGTCACCTGTGGAAAGGCAGACAACAATACGCAAG GGAACAAAATGTATGTCCACCCTGAATCCCCGAACACAGGAGCCCATTGGATGAGACAGGAAATATCATTCGGAAAACtaaaactaaccaacaataaggGTGCCAGTAACAACAGTTCACAG ATGATTGTCCTCCAGTCTCTGCATAAGTACCAGCCCAGATTATACATTGTGGAGGTGGTTGAGAATGGTGTGGAGGACGTGAATAGTGACCCCAGAACACAGATCTTCACTTTCCCAGAGAACCAGTTTATTGCTGTTACTGCCTATCAGAACACTGAC ATCACACAGCTGAAAATTGACCACAATCCTTTTGCTAAAGGCTTCAGGGACAACTATGATTC GATGTATACTGCTGCAGAAAGTGACAGATTGACACCATCCCCTACTGACCTGACCCGGTCTCACCAGATTGTTCCAGGGGCTCGCTATGCCATGCAACCTTTCCTCCAGGACCAGTTTGCCAACAACCCCCAGAACCGCTTATACAACAGTGAACGGGCTGTGCCCCAAACAAGcaccctcctttccccccaGACCGACGATTCTACCCCACAAAGATGGTTTGTGGCATCAATGCAGCAGGGAGTAGGAACCAACAAACTGGACCTGACCCCTTATGAGGGAGATTACTCCAGTCTGCTCCCCTACAGTATCAAATCCCTACCCATACAGACCTCCCATGCCCTAAGCTACTACCCAGATCCACCTTTCACCTCCATGGCAGCGGGCTGGGGCTCCAAGGTTTCCTATCAGAGAAAAGTGGCCATGGGCCTGCCCTGGTCACCGAGACACAGCCCCTCGGGGGTTCCTGACGACCAGTTACCTGacaaggaaaaggaggagatcACGAGTGGGATTGGCGGCAACCTTACGTCGGCCTCGACTCAAACACACCACTTGACCCTTGGTCGCGACAGTAAGGCTGAACCTGGAGCATACCACTCCATGGCTTGTAACAGAAGGCGTCTGTCTCTAACTGGGGATAGGACCGAGACTTTACCCACAATTAAGTGTGAAGACATGACCAGCAGTAATTACACCTACAGCAAGGAGATGT